In Mya arenaria isolate MELC-2E11 chromosome 1, ASM2691426v1, the genomic stretch TTGTCTTTACGAAACCAATTGCTGCAACTTGGTGATTAATCTCTTGTCGACCAGTGAAACGTCAAAAAGTCTAATCGGCCGCagctattttgttttataacgaTTGCATTCTGCGAACGATTTCAAATCgcataacaaaatatttcagaagTCTCTGAAACCACACATATGTCGCATCGCGGTCGCACGGTTGATATTACATGAGCTTTAACCGTTAGGGTACGGCATGGTAAAATAACGTTTAAGAAAACCCGAATGTTTAGTAGGATATATTGCACCTGTTGAAATTCAGTAATTAAAAGGTTTTGCATACAGGTGTCAAAACACAGCCACCGCTTGCTACAGGGTGTCAATACCATGGACGTAATTACCACGTGAGTGACGTCTGGGTAGACATGAACGGGTGCAACATCTGTGAGTGTAACCAGTATGGAGCCCAGTGCTATGGGACACAATTTGGGTGTCAATTGAACAGTGAGTGGAAGTAGTTATAAATCCCCATGGTAAATACTGTCATTCCTTTTCCTGCGACAATTGTAATGATCAGACAGttgaacattataaacaaattcTTGTCTTCAAATCACTGCCATAATATTGTGGAAACACTTCGATAGCATgtactttcaaaacaaaactaaccGGTAATTTCGTTTAAACGTAAGtaacaaaaaagtataaaatttaCTTATATACACTTCTTTCGAAAAAGTATTTCAACGATCAAAgcgaaaacattttgttaatatcattTGTTTACTTAAGTCATATGACATATAAACTCCTATAACAATAAGAATTTACACGACCGAAATTATTTTCTGAGAAACGAATGCTGCACCATTGAGCCCCGCCTGTCACTACGCAACGAAAAGCTACCTCGTCGGTGACGTATTCACGACTTTGGACGGATGCAACAAGTGTTTGTGTACAGAAAGGGGTCAACAATGTACAGCAAAGCAATGTAATAAAACAGGCTTTGGTAAGTTGGTTTAACGTCATGTGTTAATTAAACAAGGGGTTGTCTATAGAGTATTTAGAAAGAGGTCTATATAGTAAAGCTTAGGTTTACAATTCAAGTGGCTTTTATTATTGCAGTTAAGTGTTTACGCATAGAAAAGGGTTTACACTGTTGTGTCATCCTGTCTACTTGGCTTTGGTAAGGTATTGCTTGAATTGTTGTTTTGAAAGGGGTCAAACgtgtaaatattacaaatgcaaCAACTTTTGTAACGAATGCAAATATTCGTGGACTGGGCGTTAGCAGACTtcagtattaaaaaaataggttgggataaaaaaaaaaacgccaCACAAATTGTAGAATGTGCCCTACCAAGTATTGGCATACTAATTATATAGGATAACATGGTGTCTGTAAGTAGATACAATGCGAATTATTGTGAAATGTAACGGTATGAAACAGCGACAAAGAAATCTGACGTTgctcaaaatacaaaacatatcacAAATACCTGTACAAAACTAAGTTTGCGTACCAATCAATCAAGAACATTGGGAGGAATTGTGGCTAGAAATAGATTGACacgaaataaacatattgatgATGCCGACATTTCCAGCagaagataaataaaaaagatgttcAAGAAGATTTACTATGTTCAGAGGGCAGACAACCAATCAGGGGTCAACAGTACACATAGAAATACATTCGATCCATGCGGTTTTGATACGGGTACCAAGGTTTCCTTGTACTAAAAAAGCAACAGATAATAATTGGCATCTTTCTTGGTAATTAGTAGCATATTCGTTTCGATTTCCTTGAGATAGTATCATTGGCTTAATGACACAGGTGTCCGCCTTACTTTCAAGAGGTCACGAGAAGAGATAGGGCACCCGTTTGGGTTCAAACGCATGACCTCACGATTGCAAGGCGGATGCCTGTTTCACTTAGCAAATGACACCCTCTGATGAAAATTCAAACGATGATACTGAACATAACCAAGAAAGATGCAAATTATTTGTGTTGGGTCCTGTCCCTCGAATTTAAGATGGGTAATTCATGTCAGTTACTTTTTCACCATCAACTTAAATGTGTAAAAACTAATTTACTTCAGAGCAGCCAAGTAAGACACCGATTTACGGAGAATGTCACTACAACGAGGGCTGGTATCACTACCAAACGCAGTGGCTTGCAACAGACGGGTGTAACACATGCTATTGCCACAGCATCGGCAACTACCAAGGAGGCTACGAGTGTACAAAGAGCAAATGCTCCTGTCATGACAGCTCCGTTCTGACAGGCTGACTGCATGCAATCCTCAAAtgacatgttttgaaaatatttatgaataaaccCATCGACCTTACAAGAAATGTATACCCACCCAAGCCCTCTACCCACCAGTTATTGTTTCCAATTACTCCTCTCAGCTATATAAGAAGTATCATGTGTGGTTATTTGAATTATTAGTTAGTGAAGTGATTATTGGACGCCCGGTGTCTTTGTATAAACCAGGAGGCTAACGCTGTCGGGTGAACGTCAAAAAGGCGTCAGGTTACTACATTGTGTGATCGTCGGGTTATATGTcgattttgaaatgtttaagacaTCTTTCTAAAATTTTGATACAACGTCGTGTATGCGACAACCTTTGTCTGGTCATGTTTTATCCATAATCAGAATGACTTTCAACCAAAATCCGTTTTTTTCGCCAAAATTTGACCCTTATTTGCGATCAATATTCGACAATGCTAGGGGATGTTACAAGCCTAAGGAAATTGTTGTCGAGAAACTGACGACTGGTCGTTCCAAGGGTTTATGGCATGTATTTGGATGGATTATGTATGTGCATATGTTTGAATTGTACTTcgtacaataaaacaatttttgactatggataatgaaatatatcatttcagGTCCGAGTTATTtcgaaataaacaaacaacaaaaataccaaactgcaacaattgtattgttaataatattaatgcGTCATTTTGTTACCGTTATACATCAGATGccttaacaagattataacgTTGACTAACACACTGATAAATTTGCCTTATTTCACTGACCGCTGGTTGAAcctttttatctttacaatagTATTTACGTACATCATACTCATTCTCGAAGTTATCAATGTTTGACACAAAAGTAAGAGATAAGAATTGTGCAATGACAATTTTAcagacaaacatttaaatatcttaccTCAGACagtattaaacatttaacaacattttatgcTTAAAGTTCGGTGCGAGATATTTCCTAATTACAAAAGTGGCCTTCTTTCAAATTAGGCCTTAAACGTTTCGAGTGTTTATTTGCTCTCCTTATGCTATCATAGACGTTCTGATATTTGCATTAAGTATCCTTTGGTTGAGAACCTCATTGTTAGGTCGTTTCTGGCGTCAAGTATTAAACAATGTCTTCGAAAAACCTCCCATGTAAATTGTATGGCACTATTGTCGGTAGGTACGCTTTGTTTACGAGCTCCATAGATTTGGCGTCTAACATAGCAATGTAGGACCTCTGATTCTTCCCATCAATAATTGGAACAAATAAAAACCCATCGTCTTCTTGGACACTGCCTAGTCTTTGTACAAACCATGGCTCTACTGGATAATGCCCTTTTAATATCCAGGATCTATCCTTTGTCGTGTCACCACACATGTTCTTCTTAACTAAAGCGATGTTGCTCAGGCTCATGTTGTCGTGTTTAAGGACAATTCCATATGTATAGCAATACTCTTTGtgtctgtagttttcattgataACTGGCATGTCTAAATTAGCTGAGAAAGGCACGTTGATCGGAGAGTCGAAGTGAGTACGTTCTACTAAACCAGATTCCATATCTATGACGTAACGTTTGAGCAAAGCGTGCGGATCGAACCCGTTCCGTCTAGCAGGATCGAGAAGAATATCTATCTGAAGATTTCCTACAAAATCTGGATTAGGATAGGAAGACACATCAACAACAATGTGGTTGCCGAGTTCAAACGCATTGACGTGGTGCATAGCAAACATGTTTTCTGTCTCCAAAGTTGTGAGctcttttgtttttaagttaacTATGTAAACTGTAGTAGGCTGATCTCCGTGCCAGTCTAGACTTTCAAAAGGTTCCGCATTCTTCACCATCTTCAAAGTATTTACATAAAACGGACTTGCAAAAAGGACTGCAAAGTTGCTAGTCACGGAAAAGGAGTGCATATACGGTACCGTATCAACGTTCCACTTTGCAATGAGCTCTCGTTGATGTAAAGAGTGAATTCTTACTAAAGAAATTGTACTTTTCACCAAAGGTACTAGGCTAACACTTGACAAAAACGTCAAATGACTTGATGTTCCTTCCTCTGGTAAAGGATGAGCAGACGACAGAAGGTTTAAAAATCCAAATCTTGGAGAAGTTTCCTTGATGTATGGAACCTTCGCCGTTACTGATGACTTTGTTTCTAAGCTCAAAGGATCAATAGTGTACGCCTTCCAAAAGTCATTCAAAACAACATAGTCATATTTAGATTCGTTTCTTTCGAAACGGTAGATGTTCACGTTCATGTTGTCAATTCCTCGTGTCAATGCCTCTATTTTTTCCACTTCGGAAAAATCCGGGGTTACACCTTCAAACATCAGATACGGTGTTATGTCTTTTTCGGCACAGGACTTTTTGTAGAAATCTGACTCGATCATTCTGGAAAAAGGTTAGATTTTGAAGAACGGCAAAATAGCATGCATGTGTTATTCAGTACAATATGAATCAATACTGACGAGTTATTTAGccgttaaagtgacactcttattcaaaatcaatacatacacatgtataacaaacatgaattttgagtgataaacatttaactacttaatACAATATGAATCAAGACATAATACTGACGATTTATTTAGccgttaaagtgacactcttattcaaaatcaatacatacacatgtataacagacatgacttttgagtgataaaccttgaactacttaataaatagcgcaattatggaaatattaattactgataacaagactgtaaccgtgtatttaatagcagaaagcccaaaaatattaatgattgctgaatgctaaaatatttactgtgatctactatagcctcataaggtagaaataccgcgtttaatgcacatttctttcaaatttaatttggcatccttcataagaaccattgttgtcAACTTAAATTcaccctttttggaatattaaaacaatatttttaattgtggtaaatcttatctgggagtaagagtgcttcTTTAAGACGTATAAAAAGGTGTGGTTGTTCGCGTGATAGTGTGTGTGAATATCATTGTTCGTATACTTAGCAAAAGGGCTCAGAAgcatttaatacatttagatGAAAGTATTTCAAATGACAGTATAAATTCGAGGGAATGTATTCATTTGCAGTAATAATAAGTACAATGCTGTCAACATGTCCTTACCGTGTAGAGAAGGAGGCGCTTCCATTGCCGTAAAACTTCCAGCTACTTAGTTTACCGAAGGCGTCAAATGCATGAAGGAAACGTCGAGAACCTAGTTCGTACCTCCCCAAACCGTTTCGAATCTAGACAATAGAAGAATGTGTTGTCAATTACAACCGACCTGATACCAAAACGATTGAAaaccatataattatgttataattatataacaactAGAGAAGGAAATGTCGAATACCGTCGAATATCATGACGCTGCAAACCGTTACAGATCTAGACAATAAAAGAAAGTACTGGAGATTTCATTGTCATATCAGACGTAAAGCAAACACCAGTTACCGACCTCATAACGTAACCGACCATGACTAgccaatataataaa encodes the following:
- the LOC128220713 gene encoding kielin/chordin-like protein: MEMICFAIFVFFFCSGVKTQPPLATGCQYHGRNYHVSDVWVDMNGCNICECNQYGAQCYGTQFGCQLNKTNAAPLSPACHYATKSYLVGDVFTTLDGCNKCLCTERGQQCTAKQCNKTGFEQPSKTPIYGECHYNEGWYHYQTQWLATDGCNTCYCHSIGNYQGGYECTKSKCSCHDSSVLTG
- the LOC128238245 gene encoding uncharacterized protein LOC128238245, which codes for MDTFIRVFVVFSVVSSVLGGNEDPGFELFFKTNLEEYTDFPIEFENPLPNWLKGTLIRNGLGRYELGSRRFLHAFDAFGKLSSWKFYGNGSASFSTRMIESDFYKKSCAEKDITPYLMFEGVTPDFSEVEKIEALTRGIDNMNVNIYRFERNESKYDYVVLNDFWKAYTIDPLSLETKSSVTAKVPYIKETSPRFGFLNLLSSAHPLPEEGTSSHLTFLSSVSLVPLVKSTISLVRIHSLHQRELIAKWNVDTVPYMHSFSVTSNFAVLFASPFYVNTLKMVKNAEPFESLDWHGDQPTTVYIVNLKTKELTTLETENMFAMHHVNAFELGNHIVVDVSSYPNPDFVGNLQIDILLDPARRNGFDPHALLKRYVIDMESGLVERTHFDSPINVPFSANLDMPVINENYRHKEYCYTYGIVLKHDNMSLSNIALVKKNMCGDTTKDRSWILKGHYPVEPWFVQRLGSVQEDDGFLFVPIIDGKNQRSYIAMLDAKSMELVNKAYLPTIVPYNLHGRFFEDIV